A genomic region of Bernardetia sp. ABR2-2B contains the following coding sequences:
- a CDS encoding DUF2061 domain-containing protein: protein MKETIYRSIVKGISWRVFATIDTILLSWLITGHFGDALKIGLGEVFTKTILYFLHERVWNQINESNNRFVSKGKSFLKGVSWRIFGTIDTFLIAFFFTGTPFAASQIAAFEVITKLALYYFHERGWERVAWGKIDKTPHATTVEECINCQ from the coding sequence GTGAAAGAAACGATATATAGAAGCATTGTAAAGGGAATCAGTTGGCGAGTATTTGCTACCATAGACACTATTTTATTATCATGGCTCATTACAGGTCATTTTGGAGATGCCTTAAAGATAGGTTTGGGAGAAGTGTTTACCAAAACGATTCTTTATTTTTTACATGAGAGAGTTTGGAATCAAATCAATGAAAGTAATAACCGTTTTGTCTCTAAAGGTAAAAGTTTCTTAAAAGGTGTAAGTTGGAGAATATTCGGAACAATAGATACTTTTTTGATTGCTTTCTTTTTTACAGGAACTCCTTTTGCAGCTTCACAGATTGCAGCCTTCGAAGTAATAACTAAATTAGCTCTTTATTATTTTCATGAGCGTGGTTGGGAACGTGTTGCTTGGGGAAAGATAGACAAAACTCCTCACGCTACAACTGTTGAAGAATGTATAAATTGCCAATGA
- a CDS encoding rhomboid family intramembrane serine protease yields MDTINISVSLAILVITIIISVLGFNNPELQAKLLHNPFLANKRKQYHRLLSSGFIHNGWAHLGFNMLTFFFFGGVVEQVFIKSYGNIWGAVIFLGVYLVAIIVSDLPSFFKYKDMPAYSSLGASGGVSAIVFASILFQPTEKLFLLLIPIPIPAFVLGTLYVIYSYYQSKNSSDNINHSAHLYGAVFGFVISAILIPSAVTDFFIQLSKYRLPF; encoded by the coding sequence ATGGATACTATCAATATCTCAGTTTCTCTAGCTATTTTAGTTATCACAATTATAATTAGTGTCTTAGGATTTAATAACCCAGAGCTACAAGCTAAATTATTACATAACCCTTTTTTAGCTAATAAAAGAAAACAATATCATCGTCTTCTCTCATCAGGTTTTATTCATAATGGCTGGGCGCATTTGGGTTTTAATATGCTTACTTTTTTCTTTTTTGGAGGAGTGGTAGAGCAAGTATTTATCAAAAGTTATGGAAATATTTGGGGAGCTGTCATTTTTTTAGGAGTTTATTTGGTTGCGATTATCGTTTCAGACTTACCTTCTTTTTTCAAATATAAAGATATGCCTGCTTATAGTTCTTTGGGCGCATCAGGTGGAGTTTCGGCAATTGTTTTTGCTTCTATTTTGTTTCAACCTACTGAGAAATTATTTTTATTATTAATTCCAATTCCAATTCCTGCTTTTGTTTTAGGAACTTTATATGTGATTTATTCTTATTATCAGAGCAAAAACTCATCTGATAACATCAATCATTCAGCGCATTTGTATGGAGCTGTGTTTGGTTTTGTGATTAGTGCGATTCTTATCCCAAGTGCTGTTACTGACTTTTTTATTCAGCTTTCCAAATATCGTTTACCTTTTTAG
- a CDS encoding AI-2E family transporter, whose amino-acid sequence MDENNLQFTKLPFSIKTAFYIVAFLVLFVFAITEAKGLLIPFTYSVLISFILYPLCKFFEDKGIPRILSILICFFIVVAGLFGLFYFFSTQVVNIVSEFEDFRGKLLNLIHQGIEQYNTIVPNSKLDDESLLNQSKKWLSSSGTSVLSGTLNQTSSFFSGLFLLPIYVFLFLLYRTGIRDVLLRFVHTDYRIAFTHLLKDVQQVGQKYIGGLIIIIFVIGLLDSIALWIIGLESPFFFGFLAACLAIIPYIGTGIGALLPALYALMNHSPTTALYVLIAFWAVQFLEGNFLTPKIIGGEVSLNPLAAILSLIAGGFVWGLSGMVLFIPLAAILKIVCQNYKELEPIAGLMGDEITQVNEIVRGKNHTPRKPFWKKLFK is encoded by the coding sequence ATGGACGAAAACAATCTCCAATTTACCAAACTTCCTTTTTCTATAAAGACAGCATTTTATATTGTTGCATTTTTGGTGCTTTTCGTTTTTGCAATTACAGAAGCAAAAGGGCTTTTAATTCCTTTTACTTATTCAGTTCTTATTTCATTTATTTTGTATCCTTTATGCAAATTTTTTGAGGACAAAGGAATACCTCGTATTCTGAGTATTCTAATTTGTTTTTTTATTGTAGTGGCAGGGCTTTTTGGTCTTTTTTATTTTTTCTCAACCCAAGTAGTCAATATTGTAAGTGAGTTTGAAGACTTTAGAGGAAAGTTGTTAAATCTGATTCATCAAGGAATTGAGCAGTACAACACCATTGTTCCCAACTCAAAATTAGATGATGAGAGTTTGCTCAACCAGTCTAAAAAATGGCTCTCTAGTTCTGGTACTTCCGTTTTGTCAGGCACACTCAACCAAACAAGTAGTTTTTTCTCAGGACTATTTCTTCTTCCAATATATGTATTCTTGTTTCTGCTTTATCGCACAGGAATTAGAGACGTATTATTGCGTTTTGTTCACACCGATTATCGTATTGCTTTCACACATCTTTTGAAAGATGTACAGCAAGTAGGACAAAAATATATTGGAGGGTTAATAATAATTATTTTCGTAATTGGTCTTTTGGACAGTATCGCTCTTTGGATTATTGGTCTTGAATCGCCTTTCTTTTTTGGTTTTTTGGCTGCTTGTTTGGCGATTATTCCTTATATCGGAACAGGAATTGGTGCGCTTTTACCTGCCTTATATGCGCTGATGAATCATAGTCCGACAACAGCTTTGTATGTATTGATTGCTTTTTGGGCTGTTCAGTTCTTAGAAGGAAATTTTCTTACTCCAAAAATTATTGGTGGGGAAGTAAGTCTGAATCCTTTAGCTGCTATATTATCTTTGATTGCAGGTGGCTTTGTTTGGGGACTGTCTGGAATGGTTTTATTTATTCCCTTAGCTGCAATTTTGAAAATTGTTTGTCAGAATTATAAAGAATTAGAGCCAATTGCAGGTCTGATGGGGGATGAGATTACGCAGGTAAATGAAATAGTAAGGGGAAAAAATCATACTCCTAGAAAGCCTTTTTGGAAGAAATTATTCAAATAG
- a CDS encoding T9SS type A sorting domain-containing protein — protein sequence MNKTIITLLLLIFIGTGIYTKAVAQILVFPTQNQNSSQKLKNNKKLKSLSPRLNKIQRMEEDTILLTLPFFEDFSTTSVGAPDSAKWIKGSGVFINNGIPLNPPTKNVATFDGVAADGKPYDQLFPTRQGLGDTLTSQRFDLTLVNPNQELFFSFMVQARGNGETPDTTDFLKVEFLDNEGNWEQKWEKRGGRIDTKKFEHIIFKIEDEKFFHDSLQFRFTSYNRLSGAFDVWNVDYIYFNTDRSPTDTVFLDVATSQSSAHFIKPYSAVPYQHFWSDTTRFLKDSVFSTVNNLDETFNVIAYQCEVRNEETKDILGYWYGLNDEVISSSTLIEGFEKNKKIVAVPYADLLPQGQDSMTITHQFQVNTREPDENFGGVYTRSNDTISQTSVFKDYYAYDDGTAEYAAGINQRFGQLAYQYYVSQPDILTHIDVYFSRIGASVENQTFNIRVWKKLDLSKTEIKDSLMLTQNSILRYSDNINEFKRIALSRPIDISDTIYIGIQQLGDNMLPIGLDVQTDSKSKMFFNVRNYWEQNEFVDGSLMLRPVFSKEDIVTGVEDITENNEYNLWEQNLLLYPNPAQDKINLKGKVESVQIIDLTGKTLGEYSLNPYSAFAIDREIRLPSSIKNGMYLVRCQYKNFTTVKKLVIQK from the coding sequence ATGAACAAAACGATAATAACACTTTTGCTACTTATTTTTATAGGTACAGGAATTTATACGAAGGCTGTTGCTCAAATCTTGGTTTTCCCTACTCAAAATCAAAACAGTTCTCAAAAACTCAAAAACAATAAAAAATTAAAGTCTCTCTCTCCTCGTTTGAATAAAATTCAGCGTATGGAAGAAGATACAATTCTGCTTACATTACCCTTTTTTGAAGATTTTTCTACTACTTCGGTAGGTGCGCCTGATTCTGCTAAATGGATAAAAGGAAGTGGCGTTTTTATAAATAACGGAATTCCTCTCAACCCTCCCACTAAAAATGTAGCTACTTTTGATGGAGTGGCAGCAGATGGAAAACCTTATGACCAACTTTTTCCTACTCGTCAGGGGTTGGGAGATACGCTTACCTCTCAACGTTTTGACTTAACTTTAGTCAATCCAAATCAAGAGCTTTTCTTTTCTTTTATGGTACAGGCTCGTGGAAATGGAGAAACACCTGATACAACAGATTTTCTGAAAGTAGAATTTTTGGATAATGAAGGAAACTGGGAACAAAAATGGGAAAAAAGAGGAGGAAGAATAGACACCAAGAAATTTGAACATATTATCTTTAAGATAGAAGACGAAAAGTTTTTTCACGATAGTTTGCAGTTTCGTTTTACGTCTTATAATCGTCTTTCAGGAGCTTTTGATGTTTGGAATGTAGATTATATTTATTTCAATACTGATAGAAGCCCTACTGACACAGTTTTTCTTGATGTAGCGACAAGTCAATCTTCTGCTCATTTTATCAAACCTTATTCGGCTGTTCCTTATCAACATTTTTGGAGTGATACAACACGCTTTCTGAAAGATTCGGTTTTTTCTACTGTAAATAATTTAGATGAAACATTCAATGTCATTGCTTATCAATGTGAGGTTAGAAATGAAGAAACAAAGGACATTTTAGGGTATTGGTATGGCTTAAACGATGAAGTTATTTCGTCTTCTACATTGATAGAAGGTTTTGAGAAAAACAAGAAAATTGTAGCCGTTCCGTATGCAGATTTACTACCACAGGGACAAGATTCGATGACAATTACGCATCAATTTCAAGTAAATACAAGAGAGCCAGATGAGAATTTTGGAGGAGTTTATACAAGAAGTAATGACACAATTAGCCAAACTTCTGTTTTTAAAGATTATTATGCTTATGATGATGGAACGGCAGAGTATGCAGCAGGAATCAATCAAAGATTTGGACAACTTGCCTATCAGTATTATGTTTCTCAACCAGATATTCTGACGCATATTGATGTTTATTTTTCACGTATTGGAGCAAGTGTAGAAAATCAAACATTTAATATCAGAGTTTGGAAAAAACTTGATTTGTCAAAAACAGAAATTAAAGATTCGCTTATGCTTACTCAAAATTCTATTCTTAGATATTCTGACAATATAAATGAATTTAAGCGCATTGCTCTTTCTCGTCCTATTGATATTTCAGACACAATCTATATAGGAATCCAGCAGTTGGGAGACAATATGTTGCCTATTGGATTAGATGTACAGACAGATTCTAAAAGTAAAATGTTTTTTAATGTTCGTAATTATTGGGAACAAAATGAGTTTGTTGATGGAAGTTTGATGTTGCGTCCTGTGTTTTCAAAAGAAGATATTGTTACAGGAGTTGAAGATATTACAGAAAATAACGAGTATAATCTGTGGGAGCAAAATCTACTGTTATATCCTAACCCTGCACAAGATAAAATAAATTTGAAAGGCAAAGTAGAAAGCGTTCAGATTATAGATTTAACAGGAAAAACTTTAGGAGAATATTCATTGAATCCATATTCTGCTTTTGCTATTGATAGAGAAATAAGACTTCCGTCTTCTATAAAAAATGGAATGTATTTAGTTAGATGTCAGTACAAAAACTTTACGACGGTTAAGAAATTAGTGATTCAGAAGTAA
- a CDS encoding glycosyltransferase: protein MVSIICLCYNHAEFIAEALYSVFNQTYKNWELIIVNDASTDKSKEIIDKIVKENLLHTVQTIHLKENKGNCVAFNEGFRISKGKYIIDLAADDKFEIDKLEKQAKTLENADSKTGVCFTNAVLIDEKSNKLGNYYFDWYKKIPKDGFIFKELIRAGGMICSPTMLIKREVLEELGGYDESLSYEDYDFWVRSARNWKYIFLNENLTFYRKTNHSHSSTFKKKNNPHLYSTFKVCQKGFYLCRNKEEYKSLSISVLYHFKESLKYKNYKAAKGFLVLFFKLIRKTLVDGNASTTV, encoded by the coding sequence ATGGTTTCAATAATTTGTTTGTGTTATAATCACGCAGAGTTTATTGCAGAGGCATTATATTCTGTCTTTAATCAGACCTACAAAAATTGGGAATTGATTATTGTAAATGATGCCAGTACGGATAAGAGCAAAGAAATTATAGATAAAATTGTAAAAGAAAACCTTCTTCACACTGTTCAAACTATTCATTTAAAAGAAAATAAAGGAAACTGTGTAGCTTTTAATGAAGGGTTTAGAATTTCGAAAGGAAAGTATATCATTGACTTAGCTGCCGATGACAAATTTGAAATCGATAAGCTAGAGAAACAAGCCAAGACTTTAGAAAATGCTGATAGCAAGACAGGAGTTTGTTTTACAAATGCTGTTTTGATTGATGAGAAAAGTAATAAACTAGGAAACTATTATTTTGATTGGTACAAAAAAATACCAAAAGACGGTTTTATTTTTAAAGAGCTTATTAGAGCAGGAGGAATGATTTGTTCGCCTACAATGCTTATCAAAAGAGAGGTTTTGGAAGAATTAGGAGGATATGATGAATCACTTTCCTACGAAGATTATGATTTTTGGGTGCGAAGTGCTAGAAATTGGAAGTACATTTTTCTTAATGAAAACCTAACTTTTTATAGAAAAACAAATCATTCTCATTCTTCTACCTTCAAGAAAAAAAACAATCCTCATCTTTATTCTACCTTCAAAGTTTGTCAAAAAGGGTTTTATTTGTGTCGAAATAAAGAAGAATATAAATCACTTTCTATTTCTGTATTATATCATTTCAAAGAATCATTAAAATATAAAAATTATAAAGCTGCAAAGGGGTTTTTGGTTTTATTTTTTAAATTAATTAGAAAAACCCTCGTTGACGGCAACGCCTCAACGACGGTTTAA
- a CDS encoding biopolymer transporter ExbD yields MNLKRQKATVNASSMADIAFLLLIFFLVSTRIATEKGFAMSLPPKQEQKTQPTPALDRDVLRIAINSENKILIESDKNGTVSEIKNLVKTHLMNYGKDENYSQHPKKAVVVLSSQRQTDYNFYIDVLDEIKAGYNESKADFLSKKMGAKYTSIEVIDFALQKTQEEKELYQLLQKEFPVNILEQNNQL; encoded by the coding sequence ATGAATCTCAAAAGACAAAAAGCGACTGTAAATGCGAGTTCGATGGCAGATATTGCCTTTCTATTACTTATCTTTTTTTTGGTCAGTACACGAATCGCAACGGAAAAAGGATTTGCGATGTCTTTACCACCAAAACAGGAACAGAAAACTCAGCCAACACCAGCATTAGATAGAGATGTTTTGCGAATTGCTATTAATTCTGAAAATAAGATTTTGATTGAATCAGATAAAAATGGAACAGTTTCAGAAATCAAAAACCTTGTCAAAACACATTTGATGAATTATGGAAAAGATGAAAATTATTCTCAACATCCAAAAAAGGCAGTTGTTGTTTTGAGTAGTCAACGCCAAACAGATTATAACTTTTATATTGATGTTTTGGATGAGATAAAGGCAGGATATAATGAGTCAAAGGCAGATTTTTTGAGCAAAAAAATGGGTGCAAAATATACTTCTATTGAAGTCATAGATTTTGCCTTACAAAAGACACAAGAAGAAAAAGAGCTTTATCAGCTTCTACAAAAAGAGTTTCCAGTCAATATTTTGGAACAGAATAATCAATTGTAA
- the ruvX gene encoding Holliday junction resolvase RuvX, whose amino-acid sequence MGRLLAIDYGQKRVGLAVTDSEKIIATALETVAEKEVLEYIKNYVETEPVEVFVLGMPKKLDNSPSSNAAAVVKFQKKLETLFPDIPIALEDERFTSSLALDAMISGGMSKKNRRNKSNVDKISAVLILQTYMERTSNQ is encoded by the coding sequence ATGGGAAGATTATTAGCCATCGATTACGGACAAAAAAGAGTAGGACTTGCTGTTACTGATTCTGAAAAAATAATTGCAACAGCTTTAGAAACGGTTGCTGAAAAGGAGGTCTTAGAGTACATCAAAAATTATGTTGAAACCGAACCTGTGGAAGTTTTTGTATTAGGAATGCCTAAAAAGTTAGATAATTCGCCTTCTAGTAATGCAGCAGCCGTAGTCAAGTTTCAGAAAAAACTAGAAACTCTTTTTCCAGATATTCCAATTGCTTTAGAAGATGAGCGTTTTACGTCTTCACTTGCCTTAGATGCCATGATTAGTGGAGGAATGAGTAAGAAAAATCGTAGAAATAAATCAAATGTAGATAAAATAAGTGCTGTTTTGATTTTGCAGACGTATATGGAAAGAACAAGTAATCAGTAA
- a CDS encoding S9 family peptidase, protein MLKKNYFLSLFLGVFALSSVYFSSEAIAQEDKKTKISVTDIYSNGTLYAKNLQGVDWTNNGQFYTRMDGNAIVRYDIKTNKAVETIFDGDASDPKISIAEYSFSDKEDKILVQTNRQAIYRRSYVAEYYVVDTSDKSVKKLSEKGRSAYATFSPDGSKVAFFRDNNLFYVTLSDMNETQITGNGLFNKIINGAGDWVYEEEFSLTKAFDWSPDGKNLAFIQFDESRVMEYNMQYWADKSQLYPIDYKFKYPKAGADNSTVKVFVYNLESKKQKEIDLGEEKDIYVPRLQFTNDSDILAIRRMNRLQNKIDLIHANIKKDKTKIVYSDEDKDGYVDFDYTQDLIYLQDGKHFIVSSERTGYKHLYLYTMDGKQVRQITNGDWEVIELLGVEEEGLKVPMLYYISTQDSPLERHLYMVDLKGKKARKLTDRHGTNSVDMSKDFAFYILTHESTEMPVNYRLYQTKGNLLLSKIQDNDGLINTFKENDLPQKELSTFKNRNGEILNYQIFKPVDFDENKKYPVLMHVYGGPGSQLVTDSWAGGTNDLWHGMLTQKGYIVVTVDNRGTQGRGEAFKKATYKNLGKLEVEDQIDGAKFVGSLPFVDKERIGIWGWSYGGYMSSLLMMLGADYFKAGIAVAPVTSWRYYDTIYTERFLQRPQDNAKGYDDFSPITHAAKLKGEFLLVHGTGDDNVHVQNSIALQNALVNANRPFEMFYYPDRNHGIYGGMTRIHLYNMMTKFVEDNL, encoded by the coding sequence ATGTTAAAGAAAAATTATTTTTTATCCCTTTTTCTAGGAGTTTTTGCTCTTTCTAGTGTTTATTTCTCTTCGGAGGCAATAGCACAAGAAGATAAAAAAACAAAAATTAGTGTTACCGATATTTATTCAAACGGAACACTTTATGCCAAAAATCTACAAGGTGTTGATTGGACAAACAATGGTCAGTTTTATACTCGTATGGACGGCAATGCTATTGTTCGTTATGACATCAAAACCAATAAAGCCGTCGAAACTATTTTTGATGGAGATGCTTCTGACCCAAAAATCAGTATTGCAGAATACTCTTTTTCAGATAAAGAAGACAAAATCTTGGTTCAAACAAATCGTCAAGCTATTTATCGCCGTTCGTATGTAGCTGAATATTACGTGGTAGATACAAGTGATAAGTCAGTCAAAAAACTTTCAGAGAAAGGTCGTTCTGCCTATGCTACTTTCTCTCCAGATGGCTCAAAGGTGGCTTTCTTTAGAGACAACAACCTTTTTTATGTTACATTATCTGACATGAACGAAACCCAAATTACAGGCAATGGACTTTTCAATAAAATCATAAATGGTGCTGGAGATTGGGTTTATGAAGAAGAGTTTAGTCTTACAAAAGCTTTTGACTGGTCACCAGACGGCAAAAACTTAGCTTTTATTCAGTTTGATGAGAGTAGAGTAATGGAGTACAATATGCAGTATTGGGCTGATAAATCTCAACTTTATCCAATTGATTATAAATTCAAATATCCAAAAGCAGGTGCTGATAATTCTACTGTCAAAGTGTTTGTTTATAACTTGGAATCTAAAAAACAAAAGGAAATTGATTTAGGAGAAGAAAAAGATATTTACGTTCCTCGTTTGCAGTTTACAAATGATTCTGATATTTTGGCTATTCGTAGAATGAACCGTCTGCAAAACAAAATTGACCTTATCCACGCCAATATCAAAAAAGATAAAACAAAAATAGTTTATTCTGATGAAGACAAAGATGGATATGTGGATTTTGATTATACACAAGACTTGATTTATCTTCAAGATGGAAAGCATTTTATTGTCTCTAGTGAACGTACGGGTTACAAGCATTTGTACCTTTATACAATGGACGGAAAGCAGGTTCGCCAAATCACAAATGGAGATTGGGAAGTCATTGAGCTTTTGGGAGTAGAAGAGGAAGGTTTGAAAGTACCGATGCTCTATTATATTTCTACACAAGATTCTCCTCTTGAGCGTCATTTGTATATGGTTGATTTGAAGGGCAAAAAAGCTCGTAAACTTACAGACAGACACGGAACAAATTCTGTTGATATGAGTAAAGATTTTGCTTTTTATATCCTTACCCACGAAAGTACAGAAATGCCTGTTAATTATCGTTTGTACCAAACGAAAGGAAATTTACTTTTAAGTAAAATTCAAGATAACGATGGACTTATCAATACATTCAAGGAAAATGACTTACCTCAAAAGGAACTTTCTACATTCAAAAATAGAAATGGAGAAATACTTAATTATCAAATCTTTAAGCCAGTTGATTTTGATGAGAACAAAAAATACCCTGTTTTGATGCATGTTTATGGAGGACCTGGTTCGCAGCTTGTAACTGATTCTTGGGCAGGTGGAACAAACGACCTTTGGCATGGAATGCTTACTCAAAAAGGCTATATCGTAGTTACGGTAGATAATCGTGGTACGCAAGGGCGTGGCGAAGCATTTAAAAAAGCAACTTACAAAAATTTAGGAAAGCTAGAAGTAGAAGACCAAATAGATGGTGCAAAATTCGTTGGTAGTTTACCTTTTGTTGATAAAGAAAGAATTGGTATTTGGGGTTGGAGTTATGGTGGTTATATGTCTTCGCTTTTGATGATGCTTGGTGCAGATTATTTCAAAGCTGGAATTGCTGTTGCGCCTGTTACTTCGTGGAGATATTATGACACCATTTATACAGAACGTTTTTTACAACGTCCACAAGACAATGCAAAGGGATACGATGATTTCTCGCCAATTACACATGCTGCAAAACTAAAAGGAGAATTTCTTTTGGTTCACGGAACTGGCGATGATAATGTACATGTTCAAAATTCTATTGCACTTCAAAACGCACTTGTAAATGCAAATCGTCCGTTCGAAATGTTTTATTATCCAGATAGAAATCATGGAATTTATGGTGGAATGACCAGAATCCACTTATATAATATGATGACAAAATTTGTAGAAGATAATTTGTAA
- a CDS encoding KTSC domain-containing protein translates to MRHFPFSYQMIRSAAYNLAEKTLDIEFKDGSSKRLRDITPQIYAHLMNRSLCDKLLSKFSQELAIK, encoded by the coding sequence ATGAGACACTTCCCATTTTCTTATCAAATGATTCGCTCTGCTGCTTATAATTTAGCAGAAAAAACACTTGACATTGAGTTCAAAGACGGCTCTTCAAAACGTCTGCGTGATATTACACCACAAATTTATGCACATTTGATGAATCGTTCACTTTGTGATAAATTACTTTCAAAGTTTAGTCAAGAATTAGCCATAAAATAA
- the gpmI gene encoding 2,3-bisphosphoglycerate-independent phosphoglycerate mutase → MNTTKTNKKVLLMILDGWGIAQNKKVSAIDAAKTPFVDSLYSNYPNSRLRTDGEFVGLPNGQMGNSEVGHMNIGAGRVVYQNLARINSTIKDNELGKNQILQKAFHYAKEQGVKLHFIGLISDGGVHSHTSHLKALTSLATEAGLKDIFIHGFTDGRDTDPNSGKDFLKDLESHLKKTNAKIASLIGRYYAMDRDNRWERVKLSYDAMVKGEGKKVKDMISALQESYKEGVTDEFLKPIIKTDENNKPLAKIEKDDVVIAFNFRTDRCREITQALSQQDFEEQGMKRLDLYYVTMTNYNKDFKNVKVIFDDINLNNTLGEVLENNNKTQLRAAETEKYPHVTFFFSGGREKQFDGENRIMCASPKVATYDLQPEMSAFELKDKVIDDLNENKPDFVCLNFANPDMVGHTGVFKAAVKACETVDSCAKEVSEAALKNDYQVIIIADHGNADKMKNEDGTPNTAHTTNEVPMFLLSPNSIGDSVNNNYSLKNGKLGDIAPTILNLMQVEIPKEMTGEVIVSNSVERVLS, encoded by the coding sequence ATGAACACTACAAAAACTAACAAAAAAGTCCTTTTAATGATTTTGGACGGTTGGGGAATTGCTCAAAACAAAAAAGTATCAGCCATTGACGCAGCCAAAACACCCTTTGTAGATAGTCTGTATTCTAATTACCCAAACTCAAGACTTCGAACTGATGGCGAGTTTGTAGGACTTCCAAACGGACAGATGGGAAATTCAGAAGTCGGACATATGAATATTGGCGCAGGAAGGGTAGTTTATCAAAACTTGGCTCGTATAAATTCTACCATCAAAGATAATGAATTAGGTAAAAATCAAATCTTACAAAAAGCCTTTCATTATGCAAAAGAACAAGGCGTAAAACTTCATTTTATAGGTTTGATTTCTGATGGTGGTGTTCATTCGCATACTTCACACTTAAAAGCCTTAACTTCTTTAGCAACAGAAGCAGGGCTGAAAGATATTTTTATTCATGGCTTTACAGATGGAAGAGATACAGACCCAAATTCAGGAAAAGACTTTCTAAAAGATTTGGAAAGTCATTTGAAGAAAACAAATGCAAAAATAGCTTCTCTAATTGGTCGTTATTATGCAATGGATAGAGATAATCGTTGGGAAAGAGTGAAACTTTCCTATGATGCGATGGTAAAAGGAGAAGGCAAAAAAGTAAAAGATATGATTTCAGCATTGCAAGAATCGTATAAAGAGGGAGTTACAGATGAGTTTTTGAAACCAATTATCAAGACAGATGAAAATAATAAGCCTTTAGCTAAAATAGAAAAAGATGATGTCGTTATTGCTTTTAATTTTCGTACAGATAGATGTAGAGAAATAACACAGGCTCTGAGTCAGCAAGATTTTGAGGAGCAAGGAATGAAAAGATTAGATTTGTATTACGTTACCATGACTAATTACAATAAAGATTTTAAAAATGTAAAAGTCATTTTTGATGATATAAATCTGAATAACACCCTAGGGGAAGTTTTGGAAAATAATAACAAAACCCAACTTCGTGCAGCAGAAACTGAAAAATATCCTCATGTTACTTTCTTTTTTTCTGGAGGAAGAGAAAAGCAGTTTGACGGCGAAAACAGAATCATGTGTGCTTCTCCAAAAGTAGCGACCTATGATTTACAGCCCGAAATGAGTGCTTTTGAGCTGAAAGATAAAGTCATAGATGATTTGAATGAAAACAAACCTGATTTTGTGTGTCTGAATTTTGCCAATCCTGATATGGTCGGACATACAGGAGTTTTCAAAGCTGCTGTAAAAGCTTGTGAAACAGTAGATTCTTGTGCAAAAGAAGTTTCGGAAGCAGCTTTAAAAAATGACTATCAAGTTATCATTATTGCAGACCACGGAAATGCCGACAAAATGAAAAATGAAGATGGAACACCAAATACAGCACATACAACAAATGAAGTTCCGATGTTTTTGCTCTCTCCTAACTCTATTGGGGATTCAGTTAACAATAATTACTCTCTTAAAAACGGAAAATTAGGAGACATTGCACCTACTATTTTGAATTTGATGCAAGTAGAAATTCCAAAAGAAATGACTGGAGAAGTTATTGTAAGCAATAGCGTAGAACGTGTTTTATCTTAA
- the gatC gene encoding Asp-tRNA(Asn)/Glu-tRNA(Gln) amidotransferase subunit GatC: MKVNVDKKLIEDISHLSRLEFSEEDKTAMADDLNEILGWVEQLNEIDTSTTLPLTHISEEVNVMRNDEISNVLSHEKALKNAPKKDSDYFRTPKVIE, from the coding sequence ATGAAAGTAAACGTAGATAAAAAACTTATTGAAGATATTTCACACCTTTCTCGTTTGGAATTTTCGGAAGAAGACAAAACAGCAATGGCAGATGATTTGAACGAAATTTTGGGCTGGGTAGAACAGCTAAACGAAATTGATACTTCAACTACATTACCACTTACTCATATTTCGGAGGAAGTAAATGTAATGAGAAACGACGAAATTTCGAATGTTCTTTCACACGAAAAAGCTCTCAAAAATGCGCCAAAGAAAGATTCTGATTATTTCAGAACACCAAAAGTTATAGAATAA